From a single Streptomyces sp. NBC_00377 genomic region:
- a CDS encoding cupin domain-containing protein gives MNRPLPAGALPTDEPLPALLADGLLTERLALAVPEDTRVVVADYEIAPGRSLPWHYHEGRVVAVVTAGVLTRTLADGSECVTPAGGCIVEPVGPQGVHMAENREPETLRICALFFLPQGSPLSTRAEPPDRVARG, from the coding sequence GTGAACCGACCGCTGCCCGCCGGGGCCCTGCCCACCGACGAGCCCCTCCCGGCCCTGCTCGCCGACGGCCTGCTCACCGAACGGCTCGCCCTGGCCGTACCCGAGGACACCAGGGTCGTGGTGGCGGACTACGAGATCGCGCCGGGGCGCTCGCTGCCCTGGCACTACCACGAGGGCCGGGTCGTCGCCGTCGTGACGGCGGGCGTGCTGACCCGCACCCTGGCTGACGGATCCGAGTGCGTGACGCCCGCGGGGGGATGCATCGTCGAACCGGTGGGGCCGCAGGGCGTGCACATGGCGGAGAACCGGGAGCCGGAAACCCTGCGCATCTGCGCCCTCTTCTTCCTTCCGCAGGGCAGCCCATTGTCTACGCGCGCAGAACCGCCGGACCGGGTCGCTCGCGGCTGA
- a CDS encoding alkaline phosphatase family protein: MAELTRRRLLGSTAGALGAAAALSLLPPSVQKAVAAGPSRRGSLADVEHVVLLMQENRSFDHYFGTLSGVRGFADPDALTLDTGRSVFYQPDTGNPAGYLLPFHLDTRTSSAQSIPSTSHAWAVQHEAWNGGRMDRWLPAHRNADGADAPYVMGYYTRQDIPFQFALAETFTVCDHYFSSVLGPTWPNRLMWMTGTIDPEGAHGGPVVRNSAPTPFSWTTYAERLQAAGVDWKVYQQEDDYGCNLLEQFAAFRDALPGSELYERGVRPQPEGAFEDDARADRLPTVSWLVPPGRQSEHPDYLPAAGAAFVASKIEAIASDPKVWRKTAFILNYDENDGLFDHVPPPSPPVDTPGEFVAGLPIGGGFRVPAIVVSPWTVGGWVATEPFDHTSTLRFLERLTGVMEPNISSWRRGAFGDLTSAFRFASTGALAPALPDDTQEQLLKAQEDVATLPRPTLPGAEQTFPVQETGPRPQR, from the coding sequence ATGGCCGAGTTGACCCGTCGCCGACTCCTGGGCTCGACCGCGGGCGCGCTGGGGGCCGCCGCGGCCCTCTCCCTCCTCCCGCCGAGCGTGCAGAAGGCGGTCGCGGCCGGGCCGTCCCGCCGCGGCTCACTCGCCGACGTCGAACACGTCGTCCTGCTGATGCAGGAGAACCGCTCCTTCGACCACTACTTCGGCACCCTGTCCGGCGTTCGCGGCTTCGCCGACCCCGACGCGCTCACCCTCGACACCGGACGTTCGGTCTTCTACCAGCCCGACACCGGCAACCCCGCGGGCTACCTGCTGCCCTTCCACCTGGACACCCGCACCTCCAGCGCCCAGTCCATCCCGTCCACGAGCCACGCCTGGGCGGTGCAGCACGAGGCGTGGAACGGGGGCCGGATGGACCGCTGGCTGCCGGCCCACCGCAATGCCGACGGCGCCGACGCCCCGTACGTCATGGGGTACTACACGCGCCAGGACATCCCGTTCCAGTTCGCCCTCGCCGAGACCTTCACCGTCTGCGACCACTACTTCAGCTCGGTCCTCGGCCCCACCTGGCCCAACCGTCTGATGTGGATGACCGGCACCATCGACCCCGAGGGCGCCCACGGGGGGCCGGTCGTCCGCAACTCCGCCCCGACACCGTTCAGCTGGACGACGTACGCCGAACGGCTCCAGGCGGCCGGGGTCGACTGGAAGGTGTACCAGCAGGAGGACGACTACGGCTGCAACCTGCTGGAGCAGTTCGCCGCGTTCCGCGACGCGCTTCCCGGCTCCGAGCTGTACGAACGGGGCGTACGGCCGCAGCCCGAGGGCGCCTTCGAGGACGACGCCCGGGCCGACCGGCTGCCGACCGTGTCCTGGCTCGTGCCGCCCGGGCGCCAGTCGGAGCACCCGGACTATCTGCCGGCGGCGGGCGCGGCCTTCGTCGCCTCGAAGATCGAGGCGATCGCCTCCGATCCCAAGGTCTGGCGCAAGACCGCGTTCATCCTCAACTACGACGAGAACGACGGACTGTTCGACCATGTTCCGCCGCCGTCCCCGCCCGTCGACACGCCCGGCGAGTTCGTCGCCGGGCTGCCGATCGGCGGCGGCTTCCGGGTACCCGCCATCGTCGTCTCGCCCTGGACCGTGGGGGGCTGGGTCGCCACGGAGCCCTTCGACCACACCTCGACGCTGCGCTTCCTGGAACGGCTCACCGGAGTCATGGAGCCCAACATCAGCAGCTGGCGGCGCGGCGCCTTCGGCGACCTCACCTCCGCCTTCCGCTTCGCCTCCACCGGTGCGCTCGCCCCGGCGCTGCCCGACGACACGCAGGAGCAGCTGCTGAAGGCGCAGGAGGACGTCGCCACGCTGCCCAGGCCGACGCTGCCGGGCGCCGAGCAGACGTTCCCGGTGCAGGAGACGGGCCCCCGGCCGCAGCGCTGA
- a CDS encoding cysteine hydrolase family protein has protein sequence MSKTALIVIDMINTYDHPDADLLVPSARKTVPVIAGLLDRARRAGVPVIHVNDNFGQWRSHHGELLDTALAGAHAELVEPLLPDDDSLFVLKARHSIFFETPLSYLLHQEGIGHIVLCGQVTEQCVLYSALDAHIRHIDVTVPRDAVAHIHADLANAALTMMERNMGARVCDSGELWS, from the coding sequence ATGAGCAAGACCGCGCTGATCGTCATCGACATGATCAACACGTACGACCACCCGGACGCCGACCTGCTTGTGCCGTCGGCCCGGAAGACGGTCCCGGTGATCGCCGGTCTCCTCGACCGGGCCCGCCGTGCCGGTGTGCCCGTCATCCACGTCAACGACAACTTCGGCCAGTGGCGCTCCCACCACGGCGAACTCCTCGACACGGCCCTCGCCGGCGCGCACGCCGAACTCGTCGAGCCGCTGCTGCCCGACGACGACTCCCTCTTCGTCCTGAAGGCACGCCACTCGATCTTCTTCGAGACCCCCTTGTCCTACCTGCTCCACCAGGAGGGCATCGGTCACATCGTGCTGTGCGGACAGGTCACCGAGCAGTGTGTCCTGTACTCGGCCCTCGACGCCCACATCCGCCACATCGACGTGACCGTCCCCCGGGACGCCGTCGCCCACATCCACGCCGATCTCGCGAACGCGGCCCTGACGATGATGGAGCGCAACATGGGCGCGCGGGTGTGCGACAGCGGGGAGCTGTGGTCCTGA
- the rpmG gene encoding 50S ribosomal protein L33 — MARSTARPVITLRSTAGTGVTYVTRKNRRNDADRLVLRKYDPVAGQHVAFRETR; from the coding sequence ATGGCCCGCAGTACAGCGCGCCCCGTCATCACGCTGAGGTCCACCGCCGGTACCGGTGTCACCTATGTGACGCGCAAGAACCGCCGCAACGACGCCGACCGGCTGGTCCTGCGCAAGTACGACCCCGTGGCCGGGCAGCACGTCGCCTTCCGGGAGACACGCTGA
- a CDS encoding lipoprotein, giving the protein MRFGVGNVGQGLTLAALVAGLMTGCAAEDAGPDASGASAKTTAKVAQRGGSVGARGSACELPVTFDIAEFWKAEAVDAGEATTATGDLADLAGAFLRQGPVTMACEVDAKPAGKIGFLRVWTGKPGAADARAVLEGFVAAEKEASGAKYGTFEAGDVTGAEVEYVTTSKLLEESKKEHALAVTTAEGPVVLHLGGMDTAEHEAMLPAYELAKSTLHATG; this is encoded by the coding sequence GTGCGCTTTGGGGTGGGGAACGTGGGGCAGGGGCTGACGCTGGCTGCCCTCGTGGCGGGGCTGATGACCGGATGCGCGGCCGAGGACGCCGGCCCGGACGCGTCGGGGGCGTCGGCGAAGACGACCGCGAAGGTCGCCCAGCGCGGCGGGTCCGTCGGGGCCCGGGGATCCGCCTGCGAACTTCCCGTCACCTTCGACATCGCCGAGTTCTGGAAGGCCGAGGCCGTCGACGCCGGGGAGGCGACCACCGCGACCGGCGACCTGGCCGACCTGGCCGGCGCGTTCCTCCGCCAGGGCCCCGTCACCATGGCCTGCGAGGTCGACGCCAAGCCCGCGGGGAAGATCGGGTTCCTGCGGGTGTGGACGGGCAAGCCGGGCGCCGCCGACGCGCGGGCCGTGCTGGAGGGCTTCGTGGCCGCCGAGAAGGAGGCGAGCGGAGCGAAGTACGGCACGTTCGAGGCCGGCGACGTCACCGGCGCCGAGGTCGAGTACGTCACCACGAGCAAACTCCTCGAGGAGTCGAAGAAGGAGCACGCGCTCGCCGTCACCACGGCCGAGGGTCCCGTCGTCCTGCACCTGGGCGGAATGGACACCGCGGAGCACGAGGCGATGCTCCCGGCGTACGAGCTGGCCAAGAGCACGCTGCACGCCACCGGCTGA
- a CDS encoding DUF72 domain-containing protein yields MGEILVGACSWTDRALVSSGWYPTGRRDAEGRLRHYAERFPVVEVDSTYYALPVERTSGLWAQRTPDGFVFDVKAFSLLTGHPTRPAVLPPGLPDDIRGPKALDEVWRRFTDGIRPLRDTGRLGAVLFQFPPWFCPGTRADAFLAQCAERTAGWPVCVEFRHPDWWRGEQEEATAGLLRSHGFAAVAVDMRQSLPSAVPPVTPVSCERLAVVRLHGRSPAWGTGSKEDRFRHEYTDGELREWVPRVRALAGRAERVHVLFNTCCGDSAVRAAERMRDLLAH; encoded by the coding sequence ATGGGCGAGATTCTGGTGGGCGCGTGCTCGTGGACGGACCGGGCCCTGGTGTCCAGCGGCTGGTACCCGACCGGGCGGCGCGACGCGGAGGGACGGTTACGCCACTACGCCGAACGCTTCCCGGTCGTCGAGGTCGACTCCACCTATTACGCGCTGCCCGTCGAGCGCACCAGCGGACTGTGGGCGCAGCGCACGCCCGACGGCTTCGTCTTCGACGTGAAGGCGTTCTCCCTCCTGACCGGCCACCCCACCCGGCCCGCCGTGCTGCCACCCGGGCTGCCCGACGACATCCGTGGCCCCAAGGCCCTGGACGAGGTGTGGCGGAGGTTCACCGACGGGATCCGGCCGTTACGGGACACGGGGCGACTGGGCGCCGTCCTCTTCCAGTTCCCGCCGTGGTTTTGCCCCGGCACGCGGGCGGACGCGTTCCTCGCCCAGTGCGCCGAGCGCACCGCCGGGTGGCCGGTCTGCGTCGAGTTCAGGCACCCGGACTGGTGGCGGGGCGAGCAGGAGGAGGCGACCGCCGGCCTGCTGCGCTCCCACGGCTTCGCGGCCGTCGCCGTCGACATGCGGCAGTCCCTGCCGTCCGCCGTGCCTCCCGTCACGCCTGTCTCCTGCGAGCGGCTGGCGGTCGTCCGTCTGCACGGCCGCAGCCCCGCCTGGGGCACCGGCAGCAAGGAGGACCGCTTCCGGCACGAGTACACCGACGGTGAGCTGCGCGAGTGGGTGCCCAGGGTGCGGGCGCTCGCCGGGCGGGCCGAGCGGGTGCACGTGCTGTTCAACACCTGCTGCGGCGACTCCGCCGTACGCGCCGCCGAGCGGATGCGCGACCTGCTCGCCCACTGA